One part of the Roseomonas gilardii genome encodes these proteins:
- a CDS encoding Rne/Rng family ribonuclease: MTKRMLIDASHPEETRLVVMDGNRIEDFDVEAADRLPLKGNIYLAKVVRVEPSLQAAFVEYGGNRHGFLAFSEIHPDYYQIPVADRQRLLEMQAQEAEEEDEDEAELDTAAERPAPEDDRDLRRREARESRGSRSGRQRSASPSTQEEPAVDTAPPAGDAPAAPEDTVPEAVTTETGAANQGPHQVFGEAIPEAPREAGEETAPLPAAPEAAQTAPADATLPEPPQSAEARDGAENDSDDAPRPGRAQPMSMHVDQVSEGDPVREAGDALVLDDAPEIPPETLGGDAEGNGEEDRSRERRIPPRFLRHYKIQEVIRRRQIMLVQVVKEERGNKGAALTTYISLAGRFSVLMPNSPRGGGVSRKITQVADRKRLREAVEEMSLPKGMSIIVRTAGAQRPKPEIRRDGEYLLRLWDDIRERTMGSTAPALIYEEADLIKRSLRDSYGRDIDDVEVEGEAAWKQARDFMRMIMPQHERRVRLYRDPVVPLFVKAGVEQQLDAMMSPVVQLRSGGYIVINQTEALVAIDVNSGRNTRDRHIEDTALRTNMEASEEIARQLRLRDLAGLIVIDFIDMESSKHDAQVERRLKESLRTDRARIQVGRISHFGLLEMSRQRLRPSLTEHAFMTCPHCQGRGIVRSLESSALHVLRAIEEEGAKRRASEILVHAAEPVAMHILNNKREWLANIESRFNMHVMLAGEHEMSEAQFRIERLKAQTMPAPQPVNRAPALRMDYLPEAVAEEPEEAEEELEAEAAPAGDDKAEDRSEGKAEEKGENGRRRRRRRRGGRREGGERPEAEAEAAGEGDTGEEQPVPADEAGPPDQPSDEAPSIPAEAETAATDGEKSPEAQAGERGEENRGRRRGRRGGRRRQEEGSEQTEESSEAAAPRRGERVASRYTGPTPADPFGGAYDPVMDALAAAEAAAEAAARRLTSGELPPLSVSITAGPPPEVPAVLSGEDAPAQPSEFPPAPEAAVVTDVEAVVVANLAEPVVEAPAPVEAPTPEATAPEATAPEATAPEVTVPEAMPAVATTPETPATEPAGVEPEAGGATPDTAEPQVGEPVKPVVLDGTSPSQARRAGWWRR; the protein is encoded by the coding sequence ATGACCAAGCGCATGCTGATCGACGCCTCCCACCCGGAAGAGACCCGGCTGGTGGTGATGGATGGCAACCGGATCGAGGACTTCGACGTCGAGGCGGCTGACCGCCTCCCCCTCAAGGGCAACATCTACCTGGCGAAGGTGGTCCGCGTGGAGCCGAGCCTCCAGGCGGCCTTCGTCGAGTATGGCGGCAACCGCCACGGCTTCCTGGCTTTCAGCGAGATCCACCCCGACTACTACCAGATCCCCGTCGCCGACCGGCAGCGCCTGCTGGAGATGCAGGCGCAGGAGGCCGAGGAGGAGGACGAGGACGAGGCGGAGCTCGACACCGCCGCCGAGCGCCCCGCCCCCGAGGACGACCGCGACCTGCGCCGCCGGGAAGCCCGGGAGTCCCGTGGCTCCCGCTCCGGACGCCAGCGTTCCGCCAGCCCCTCCACCCAGGAGGAACCGGCGGTGGACACCGCCCCGCCCGCCGGGGACGCCCCCGCCGCGCCGGAGGACACCGTCCCGGAGGCCGTGACCACGGAGACCGGGGCCGCGAACCAAGGCCCGCACCAGGTCTTCGGCGAAGCCATCCCCGAGGCGCCGCGCGAGGCGGGCGAGGAAACCGCCCCCCTCCCCGCCGCCCCGGAGGCCGCGCAAACCGCCCCCGCCGACGCCACGCTCCCCGAACCGCCCCAATCCGCCGAGGCCCGGGATGGCGCCGAAAACGACTCCGACGACGCCCCCCGCCCCGGCCGCGCCCAGCCCATGTCCATGCATGTGGACCAGGTCTCCGAGGGCGACCCGGTGCGCGAGGCGGGCGATGCCCTGGTGCTCGACGACGCGCCTGAGATCCCCCCCGAGACCCTGGGCGGCGATGCCGAGGGCAACGGCGAGGAGGACCGCAGCCGCGAGCGCCGCATCCCCCCCCGCTTCCTGCGCCACTACAAGATCCAGGAGGTGATCCGCCGCCGGCAGATCATGCTGGTGCAGGTCGTGAAGGAGGAGCGCGGCAACAAGGGCGCGGCGCTGACCACCTACATCTCGCTGGCCGGCCGCTTCTCGGTCCTGATGCCGAACTCGCCGCGCGGCGGCGGCGTTTCCCGCAAGATCACCCAGGTCGCCGACCGCAAGCGCCTGCGCGAGGCGGTGGAGGAGATGAGCCTGCCCAAGGGCATGAGCATCATCGTCCGCACCGCCGGCGCCCAGCGCCCCAAGCCCGAGATCCGGCGCGACGGCGAGTACCTGCTCCGCCTCTGGGACGACATCCGCGAGCGGACCATGGGCTCCACCGCCCCGGCCCTGATCTACGAGGAGGCGGACCTCATCAAGCGGTCGCTGCGCGACAGCTACGGCCGCGACATCGACGACGTGGAGGTCGAGGGCGAGGCCGCCTGGAAGCAGGCCCGCGACTTCATGCGCATGATCATGCCGCAGCATGAGCGGCGCGTGCGCCTCTACCGCGACCCGGTGGTGCCCCTCTTCGTCAAGGCGGGGGTGGAGCAGCAGCTCGACGCCATGATGTCGCCCGTCGTCCAGCTCCGCTCGGGCGGCTACATCGTCATCAACCAGACCGAGGCGCTGGTCGCCATCGACGTGAACTCCGGCCGCAACACACGCGACCGGCACATCGAGGATACCGCCCTCCGCACCAACATGGAGGCGTCGGAGGAGATCGCGCGGCAGCTCCGCCTGCGCGACCTCGCCGGCCTCATCGTCATCGACTTCATCGACATGGAGTCGAGCAAGCACGACGCCCAGGTCGAGCGCCGCCTGAAGGAATCGCTGCGCACCGACCGCGCCCGCATCCAGGTCGGCCGCATCAGCCATTTCGGCCTGCTGGAGATGAGCCGCCAGCGGCTCCGTCCCAGCCTGACCGAGCACGCCTTCATGACCTGCCCGCACTGCCAGGGCCGGGGCATCGTGCGCTCGCTGGAAAGCAGCGCCCTGCACGTCCTCCGCGCGATCGAGGAGGAAGGCGCCAAGCGCCGCGCCTCCGAGATCCTGGTCCATGCCGCCGAGCCGGTGGCCATGCACATCCTGAACAACAAGCGCGAATGGCTCGCCAACATCGAGTCGCGCTTCAACATGCATGTCATGCTGGCGGGCGAGCATGAGATGTCCGAGGCCCAGTTCCGCATCGAGCGCCTGAAGGCCCAGACCATGCCGGCGCCGCAGCCGGTGAACCGCGCCCCCGCCCTGCGCATGGACTACCTGCCCGAGGCGGTGGCCGAGGAGCCGGAGGAGGCCGAGGAAGAGCTGGAGGCCGAGGCCGCCCCGGCCGGCGACGACAAGGCCGAGGATCGGTCCGAGGGCAAGGCGGAGGAGAAGGGCGAGAACGGCCGCCGCCGCCGCCGCCGCCGCCGTGGCGGCCGCCGCGAAGGTGGCGAGCGCCCGGAGGCCGAGGCCGAGGCCGCGGGCGAAGGCGACACCGGCGAGGAGCAGCCGGTCCCGGCGGACGAGGCCGGCCCGCCCGACCAGCCCTCCGACGAGGCTCCGTCCATCCCCGCCGAGGCGGAAACCGCCGCCACGGACGGTGAGAAGTCCCCGGAGGCCCAGGCGGGCGAGCGTGGCGAGGAAAACCGTGGCCGCCGTCGTGGCCGCCGCGGCGGTCGCCGCCGCCAGGAGGAAGGCAGCGAGCAGACGGAGGAATCCTCCGAGGCCGCCGCGCCGCGCCGTGGCGAGCGTGTCGCCAGCCGCTACACCGGCCCGACCCCGGCCGATCCCTTCGGCGGGGCCTATGACCCGGTGATGGATGCCCTGGCCGCCGCCGAGGCCGCCGCGGAGGCTGCCGCCCGCCGCCTGACCAGCGGCGAGTTGCCACCGCTTTCCGTGTCGATCACCGCCGGGCCGCCGCCGGAAGTCCCGGCCGTGCTGAGCGGCGAGGACGCTCCGGCGCAGCCTTCCGAGTTCCCGCCCGCCCCCGAGGCAGCGGTGGTGACCGATGTGGAGGCCGTGGTCGTCGCAAACCTTGCGGAACCCGTCGTGGAAGCCCCCGCTCCCGTGGAAGCACCCACCCCGGAAGCAACGGCCCCTGAAGCGACGGCCCCTGAAGCGACGGCCCCCGAAGTGACGGTGCCCGAGGCAATGCCGGCCGTGGCAACCACCCCCGAAACCCCGGCCACCGAGCCTGCCGGGGTGGAGCCGGAGGCCGGCGGTGCCACGCCGGACACGGCCGAACCCCAGGTGGGTGAGCCGGTGAAGCCCGTGGTCCTGGATGGGACCTCGCCGTCCCAGGCGCGCCGCGCGGGATGGTGGCGGCGTTGA
- a CDS encoding tetratricopeptide repeat protein encodes MQEAVLHHTDGDTAATEPAQDPQALRTLSQQALTAGRLEEARQWAEQARAAAPEHDLHTSLHLAAVMHRQQDLAGAESVFRALLPHHPKHPAPAQRLSGLLMQQGRVEEAYRLARQARDLAPQDLGAALNLARAATQADDPGEAEQVLEEILVREPGNRAALHQLTDLALRQSRRSEARQWAERAVAAAPEDIGTILKLAQVLQAQGDLEGAKQRVEAALALAPQDLNVLRRLCDIAIRQGDMAAARSHMERVLQQAEQDTNAHLRLVEILLRSRDFAAAQKAVTRMQAVFAPETLAPTPAPTVPQPARPQNQNQKKKRRR; translated from the coding sequence ATGCAAGAAGCCGTCCTGCACCACACCGACGGGGATACCGCCGCAACGGAGCCCGCACAGGACCCGCAGGCCCTGCGCACCCTGAGCCAGCAGGCCCTGACGGCGGGCCGGCTGGAGGAGGCCCGGCAATGGGCCGAGCAGGCCCGCGCCGCGGCGCCCGAGCATGACCTGCACACCTCCCTGCACCTCGCCGCCGTGATGCACCGGCAGCAGGATCTGGCGGGTGCCGAATCCGTCTTCCGCGCTCTCCTGCCGCACCATCCGAAGCACCCGGCCCCCGCCCAGCGCCTCAGCGGGTTGCTGATGCAGCAGGGCCGGGTCGAGGAAGCCTATCGCCTCGCCCGCCAGGCCCGCGACCTGGCGCCGCAGGATCTGGGCGCCGCCCTGAACCTCGCCCGCGCCGCGACCCAGGCGGACGACCCGGGCGAGGCCGAGCAGGTGCTGGAGGAGATCCTGGTCCGCGAGCCGGGCAACCGCGCGGCCCTGCACCAGCTCACGGATCTGGCGCTGCGCCAGTCCCGCCGCTCGGAGGCCCGGCAATGGGCGGAGCGCGCCGTGGCCGCCGCGCCGGAGGATATCGGCACGATCCTCAAGCTCGCCCAGGTGCTGCAGGCGCAGGGGGACCTGGAGGGCGCGAAGCAGCGGGTCGAGGCGGCGCTGGCCCTGGCGCCGCAGGACCTGAACGTCCTGCGCCGGCTCTGCGACATCGCGATCCGCCAGGGCGACATGGCCGCCGCCCGCAGCCACATGGAACGCGTCCTGCAACAGGCGGAACAGGACACCAACGCCCATCTGCGGCTGGTGGAGATCCTCCTGCGCAGCCGGGACTTCGCTGCCGCCCAGAAGGCGGTGACGCGGATGCAGGCGGTCTTCGCACCCGAAACCCTCGCCCCCACGCCGGCCCCCACCGTGCCGCAGCCGGCCCGGCCCCAGAACCAGAATCAGAAGAAGAAGCGCCGCCGCTGA
- a CDS encoding carbohydrate-binding domain-containing protein, which yields MSTELFEVLANHDITFSLLTSGSNGASISSQVAAIAKLESLYNAIDYVEGPNETDYFPISYNGLSGFAATRAFQAALYSAVHSNGTLASTPVIQTSLGDGASYSQLGNLSSSADYSNIHSYYFGWGFTRSVADQVLERVAEAQTVSPGKDTIATEGGWSTATYSSDGYGVNERTQAVLTLNMLLDQYKDGVDRTYIYELVNSGTYSSTNLQTGFGLFNADGTPKQAATALHNLNSILSDPAADTKGVSLTNLGYTLQGMPTEGQDMLLQKSSGNYDLVLWNEPTIWNTTTHSAYSIASQTVTITFDSAQSGTVYDPLLGSTAIATFSNAKSVQVALSDHPLVVEVGTAATTTVTTDTTTTGTNKIVLHVSEDAYQGDAQFVVRVDDKVASDVLTATASHAAGQTQDITVTGDFGSGTHKVSVTYLNDLNGGSAGDRNLYVNGITVDGTLYSSAKANMTYNYTADFNLNFNASSTASSSSSTSSSTASTATSSSTSNVSTANASSTDTITLRVSEDAYKGDAQMVVKVDGKQVGDSAYTVTASHAAGKTQDITLTGDFTTGTHKVEVAFINDLYDGSASADRNLYLQGIDVNGTFHAEAAASLTWNHSVSYDLAFA from the coding sequence TTGTCCACCGAGCTTTTCGAGGTCCTGGCCAACCACGATATTACCTTCTCGCTGCTGACCAGCGGCAGCAATGGCGCCAGCATCAGCAGCCAAGTGGCGGCCATCGCGAAGCTGGAAAGCCTTTACAACGCGATTGACTACGTCGAAGGTCCTAACGAGACGGACTACTTCCCTATCAGCTATAACGGGCTGAGCGGCTTCGCCGCGACCCGGGCCTTCCAGGCCGCCCTCTACTCGGCGGTGCACAGCAACGGCACCCTGGCCAGCACGCCGGTCATCCAGACCAGCCTGGGCGACGGCGCCTCTTACAGCCAGCTCGGCAATCTCTCGTCCTCCGCAGACTACTCCAACATCCACAGCTACTATTTCGGCTGGGGCTTCACCCGCAGCGTGGCCGACCAGGTCCTGGAGCGGGTCGCCGAGGCGCAGACCGTCTCCCCGGGCAAGGACACCATCGCCACCGAGGGCGGCTGGTCCACCGCCACCTATTCCAGCGACGGCTACGGCGTGAACGAGCGGACCCAGGCGGTCCTGACCCTCAACATGCTGCTGGACCAGTACAAGGACGGGGTGGACCGCACCTATATCTACGAGCTGGTGAACTCCGGCACCTATTCCTCGACCAACCTGCAGACCGGCTTCGGGCTGTTCAACGCCGATGGCACGCCCAAGCAGGCCGCCACCGCCCTGCACAACCTGAACAGCATCCTGTCCGACCCGGCCGCGGACACGAAGGGCGTCTCGCTGACCAATCTCGGCTACACCCTCCAGGGCATGCCGACCGAGGGTCAGGACATGCTGCTGCAGAAGAGCTCGGGCAACTACGACCTGGTGCTGTGGAACGAGCCGACCATCTGGAACACGACCACCCACAGCGCCTATTCCATCGCCAGCCAGACGGTCACCATCACCTTCGACAGTGCCCAGTCCGGCACGGTCTACGACCCGCTCCTGGGCAGCACGGCGATCGCCACCTTCTCCAACGCCAAGAGCGTCCAGGTCGCGCTGTCCGACCACCCGCTGGTGGTCGAGGTCGGCACCGCCGCGACCACCACGGTGACCACGGACACCACCACCACCGGGACGAACAAGATCGTCCTGCATGTCTCCGAGGACGCCTACCAGGGCGACGCGCAGTTCGTCGTCCGCGTGGACGACAAGGTGGCGAGCGACGTGCTGACCGCCACGGCCTCCCACGCCGCCGGCCAGACCCAGGACATCACCGTCACCGGCGACTTCGGCAGCGGCACTCACAAGGTCTCGGTCACCTACCTGAACGACCTCAACGGCGGCTCCGCCGGCGACCGGAACCTCTACGTGAACGGCATCACGGTGGACGGCACGTTGTATTCCAGCGCCAAGGCCAACATGACCTACAACTACACGGCCGACTTCAACCTGAACTTCAACGCCTCCAGCACCGCCTCGTCGAGCAGCAGCACCTCCAGCTCGACGGCCAGCACCGCCACGTCCTCCTCCACCAGCAACGTCAGCACGGCCAACGCCAGCAGCACGGACACCATCACGCTGCGGGTGTCGGAGGATGCCTACAAGGGCGATGCCCAGATGGTGGTGAAGGTGGACGGGAAGCAGGTGGGCGACTCGGCCTATACGGTCACCGCCTCGCATGCCGCCGGGAAGACGCAGGACATCACCCTGACCGGCGACTTCACCACCGGCACCCACAAGGTCGAGGTGGCCTTCATCAACGACCTCTATGACGGCAGCGCCAGCGCCGACCGCAACCTGTACCTGCAGGGCATCGACGTGAACGGCACCTTCCATGCCGAGGCGGCCGCCAGCCTCACCTGGAACCACTCGGTCAGCTACGACCTGGCCTTCGCCTGA
- a CDS encoding DUF2171 domain-containing protein, whose amino-acid sequence MADVSAIKEHMEIIGADGGHIGTVDHVIGGRIKLTKSDRGAAGKHHYLPLGLIEDVDGGKARASFKAELVEDFWETEDA is encoded by the coding sequence ATGGCGGATGTGAGCGCGATCAAGGAGCACATGGAGATCATCGGCGCGGATGGCGGCCATATCGGTACGGTCGATCACGTCATCGGCGGCCGCATCAAGCTCACCAAGTCCGACCGTGGCGCGGCCGGGAAGCACCATTACCTGCCGCTCGGCCTGATCGAGGACGTGGATGGCGGCAAGGCCCGTGCCTCCTTCAAGGCAGAGCTGGTGGAAGATTTCTGGGAGACCGAGGACGCCTGA
- a CDS encoding multidrug effflux MFS transporter — MVSLTKAAENRPPLPAAVPLEPGEAIPRPHPPLWLLALVTFSGTLAMHIFVPALPSAARSLGVSAGAMQGAITFYLIGLACGQLFYGPLADRFGRRPVLISGLILYTAAGLVALFAPGIGSLSVARFFQALGGCAGLALGRAMVRDTAEPQTAASRLALLNLMVSAGPGLAPAVGGALVALFDWRAIFGLLAAVGLGLLLLCWRRLPETGQMRAGIRAGHVARDYLRLLRSPAFLGYTLGGACTTTSMYGFISASPFIFVNELHRPVQEVGLYLAVMVLGLSAGSLVASRLVRRSGIDRVMLGSSLAGLLGACLFLAVVLSGRMSVALIMPPLILFTFGSGMASPMALTRAISVNPAVIGSAAGLYGCAQMGWGALCSALVAIGGDPALGAALVLVGGCAIGQFGFWIAGRSRRAAASREADAR; from the coding sequence ATGGTATCCCTGACGAAGGCGGCGGAGAACCGCCCCCCTTTGCCTGCCGCCGTGCCGCTGGAGCCGGGGGAGGCGATCCCAAGGCCGCATCCTCCGCTCTGGCTGCTGGCGCTGGTGACGTTTTCCGGCACGCTGGCCATGCACATCTTCGTGCCGGCCCTGCCGAGCGCGGCCCGCAGCCTCGGGGTCAGCGCCGGGGCCATGCAGGGGGCGATCACCTTCTACCTGATCGGGCTGGCCTGTGGGCAGCTCTTCTACGGCCCGCTCGCCGACCGCTTCGGGCGGCGGCCGGTGCTGATCTCGGGGCTGATCCTCTATACCGCCGCGGGGCTGGTGGCACTTTTCGCCCCGGGGATCGGCAGCCTGTCCGTGGCGCGCTTCTTCCAGGCGCTGGGCGGCTGTGCCGGGCTCGCCCTGGGGCGGGCCATGGTGCGCGACACGGCGGAGCCGCAGACCGCGGCCTCCCGGCTGGCGCTGCTGAACCTGATGGTTTCCGCCGGGCCGGGCCTGGCGCCGGCGGTGGGCGGTGCGCTGGTGGCGCTGTTCGACTGGCGCGCGATCTTCGGCCTGCTGGCCGCCGTCGGGCTGGGACTGCTGCTGCTGTGCTGGCGGCGCCTGCCGGAGACGGGGCAGATGCGGGCCGGCATCCGGGCGGGCCATGTGGCGCGCGACTACCTGCGGCTGCTGCGCTCGCCTGCCTTCCTGGGCTACACGCTGGGCGGGGCCTGCACCACGACCAGCATGTACGGCTTCATCTCCGCCTCGCCCTTCATCTTCGTGAACGAGCTGCACCGGCCTGTGCAGGAGGTGGGCCTCTACCTCGCGGTCATGGTGCTGGGCCTGTCCGCCGGCAGCCTGGTGGCCAGTCGGCTGGTGCGGCGCTCGGGGATCGACCGGGTGATGCTGGGCTCCAGCCTGGCGGGGCTGCTCGGCGCCTGCCTGTTCCTCGCCGTGGTGCTGTCGGGGCGGATGAGCGTCGCGCTGATCATGCCGCCGCTGATCCTCTTCACCTTCGGCAGCGGCATGGCGAGCCCCATGGCGCTGACCCGGGCCATCAGCGTGAACCCGGCCGTGATCGGATCGGCGGCCGGGCTCTATGGCTGCGCGCAGATGGGCTGGGGAGCGCTGTGTTCCGCCCTGGTCGCCATCGGCGGCGATCCGGCGCTGGGCGCGGCGCTGGTGCTGGTGGGCGGCTGCGCCATCGGGCAGTTCGGGTTCTGGATCGCCGGACGCTCGCGACGGGCCGCCGCATCCCGGGAGGCGGATGCGCGTTAA
- a CDS encoding bifunctional GNAT family N-acetyltransferase/(deoxy)nucleoside triphosphate pyrophosphohydrolase has protein sequence MSEASAAAAEEDASLFPPLRTERLLLRPLRPTDAADLHRLVNDWEVARMLARVPFPYPRELADDWIGSTRSQIAAGKAWHLAIVEELQGREQLVGCVALTRPDAAAPRGAALGYWVGRRYWGRGIASEAAGRLARWALANLELDTLQASALVENERSAAVLRRIGFVETGTGEQEFSARNARLPVRLFRAGRAELSTPAEPAPTPAPAEQPVPPGGSRLLLVSACALIDPDGRVLLARRPEGKALAGLWEFPGGKVDPGETPEAALIRELREELGIDVAETCLAPFAFASHAYDGFHLLMPLYLCRRWEGTPESREGQALAWVRPQKLADYPMPPADKPLVALLRDFL, from the coding sequence TTGAGCGAGGCCTCGGCCGCGGCGGCGGAGGAGGATGCGTCCCTCTTCCCGCCGCTGCGGACGGAAAGGCTGCTGCTGCGGCCCCTGCGCCCCACGGATGCCGCCGACCTGCACCGGCTGGTGAACGACTGGGAGGTCGCGCGCATGCTGGCGCGCGTCCCCTTCCCCTATCCGCGCGAGTTGGCGGATGACTGGATCGGCTCCACCCGGTCGCAGATCGCCGCCGGAAAGGCCTGGCACCTCGCCATCGTGGAGGAACTTCAGGGGCGCGAGCAGCTCGTCGGCTGCGTCGCCCTGACCCGCCCCGATGCCGCCGCCCCGCGCGGCGCCGCCCTCGGCTACTGGGTCGGGCGGCGATACTGGGGGCGAGGCATCGCCAGCGAGGCGGCCGGCCGCCTCGCCCGCTGGGCCCTGGCCAACCTGGAACTGGACACGCTGCAGGCCAGTGCGCTGGTGGAGAACGAGCGCTCCGCCGCCGTGCTGCGCCGGATCGGCTTCGTCGAGACGGGCACCGGGGAGCAGGAATTCTCCGCCCGCAACGCCCGCCTGCCCGTCCGCCTTTTCCGCGCCGGCCGGGCAGAGCTTTCGACGCCGGCCGAACCCGCCCCCACTCCGGCCCCGGCGGAACAGCCCGTCCCACCCGGTGGCTCGCGCCTGCTGCTGGTCTCCGCCTGTGCCCTGATCGACCCGGACGGGCGGGTGCTGCTGGCCCGGCGCCCGGAGGGCAAGGCCCTGGCCGGGCTCTGGGAGTTCCCCGGCGGCAAGGTGGACCCTGGTGAAACGCCGGAGGCGGCCCTGATCCGCGAGTTGCGGGAGGAGCTGGGCATCGACGTCGCGGAAACCTGCCTGGCCCCCTTTGCCTTCGCCAGCCACGCCTATGACGGCTTCCACCTGCTGATGCCGCTCTACCTGTGCCGCCGCTGGGAGGGCACGCCGGAATCCCGCGAGGGTCAGGCCCTGGCCTGGGTGCGGCCGCAGAAGCTGGCCGACTATCCCATGCCCCCGGCGGACAAGCCCCTGGTCGCGCTGCTCCGCGACTTCCTCTGA
- a CDS encoding competence/damage-inducible protein A, with protein sequence MSANPTACLLIIGNEVLSGRTRDANLQFLATRLGEIGIPLREVRVIPDVPEVIVETVNAVRPRFDHVFTTGGIGPTHDDITAECIARAFGVPWEKHPEAMALLTAHYEKQGTEFNAARQRMATVPRGATLIPNPVSVAPGFTIGNVHVMAGVPRIMQAMFEALAPGLAGGRPVLSRSVHADGIYEGQIAEGLGAIQARHPALDIGSYPYYRPDRSGVALVAKGVEEAEVTAAAAEMAALIRQVGKEPAEGEPG encoded by the coding sequence TTGTCCGCCAACCCCACCGCCTGCCTCCTGATCATCGGCAACGAGGTGCTTTCGGGCCGCACCCGGGACGCCAACCTGCAGTTCCTCGCCACCCGGCTGGGGGAGATCGGCATCCCGCTGCGCGAGGTGCGGGTGATCCCCGACGTGCCGGAGGTCATCGTCGAGACGGTGAACGCGGTGCGCCCGCGCTTCGACCATGTCTTCACCACCGGCGGCATCGGGCCGACCCATGACGACATCACCGCCGAATGCATCGCCCGCGCCTTCGGCGTGCCGTGGGAGAAGCATCCGGAAGCCATGGCCCTGCTCACCGCCCATTACGAGAAGCAGGGCACCGAGTTCAACGCGGCCCGGCAGCGCATGGCGACCGTCCCGCGCGGCGCCACGCTGATTCCCAACCCCGTTTCCGTGGCGCCGGGCTTCACCATCGGCAACGTGCATGTCATGGCCGGCGTGCCCCGGATCATGCAGGCGATGTTCGAGGCCCTGGCGCCCGGCCTGGCCGGCGGCCGCCCCGTCCTCTCGCGCAGCGTGCATGCGGACGGGATCTACGAAGGGCAGATCGCGGAGGGGCTGGGCGCCATCCAGGCGCGCCATCCCGCGCTGGATATCGGCTCCTACCCCTATTACCGCCCGGACCGGAGCGGCGTGGCCCTGGTGGCCAAGGGGGTGGAGGAGGCCGAGGTCACCGCCGCCGCAGCGGAGATGGCGGCCCTGATCCGGCAGGTCGGGAAGGAGCCGGCCGAAGGGGAGCCCGGCTGA
- a CDS encoding YihY/virulence factor BrkB family protein — translation MRRLWRVLKESVLLFFEDDAMTRGAAIAYYAIFSVAPILVIAVAIAGYVFGAEAAQKAVEVQLNEIVGPQATEFVLSLLRSASHFGSGLTATLISLVGILVTASGLFSALEASLNAILDVPPPRSTVWALVRTRLLGVGLVISVGFMLIVLLLANTVVSAFQVYLNLLPWTQILLQLLNTAVSFLLLSLAIGVLYRTLPNRWLTWREVMVGAVVTAVLLLFGRFGISLYLSQASVASTYGAAGTLFVMLLWIYYSTLIFLFGAECVKCYARHYGNSRIRRKEKGDEASLTAHPAEGAGMIPARPIPPQAKARS, via the coding sequence TTGCGGCGTTTGTGGCGAGTGCTGAAGGAGAGCGTCCTTCTTTTCTTCGAGGACGACGCGATGACGCGGGGTGCCGCCATCGCTTATTATGCGATCTTCTCGGTGGCGCCGATCCTGGTGATCGCGGTGGCGATCGCGGGCTATGTCTTCGGCGCCGAGGCGGCGCAGAAGGCCGTCGAGGTGCAGCTGAACGAGATCGTGGGGCCGCAGGCGACGGAATTCGTGCTGTCCCTGCTGCGCAGCGCCAGCCATTTCGGCTCCGGCCTGACTGCCACGCTGATCAGCCTCGTCGGCATCCTGGTCACCGCCAGCGGGCTGTTCAGCGCTCTCGAAGCCTCGCTGAACGCCATCCTGGACGTGCCGCCGCCCCGTTCCACGGTCTGGGCGCTGGTGCGCACGCGGCTGCTCGGCGTGGGGCTGGTGATCAGCGTCGGCTTCATGCTGATCGTACTGCTGCTGGCCAATACGGTCGTGTCCGCCTTCCAGGTCTATCTGAACCTGCTGCCCTGGACGCAGATCCTGCTGCAGCTGCTGAACACCGCCGTGTCCTTCCTGCTGCTGAGTCTGGCCATCGGCGTCCTGTACCGGACCCTGCCGAACCGCTGGCTGACCTGGCGCGAGGTGATGGTCGGGGCGGTGGTGACCGCCGTGCTGCTGCTGTTCGGCCGCTTCGGGATCAGCCTGTATCTGAGCCAGGCCAGCGTCGCCTCCACCTATGGCGCGGCGGGTACGCTCTTCGTGATGCTGCTCTGGATCTACTATTCCACGCTGATCTTCCTGTTCGGCGCGGAATGCGTGAAGTGCTATGCCCGCCATTACGGCAACAGCCGTATCCGGCGGAAGGAGAAGGGCGACGAGGCTTCGCTCACCGCCCATCCCGCGGAGGGGGCCGGGATGATCCCGGCCCGCCCCATCCCGCCTCAGGCGAAGGCCAGGTCGTAG